A region of Veillonellaceae bacterium DNA encodes the following proteins:
- the carB gene encoding carbamoyl-phosphate synthase large subunit, with protein sequence MNKDVKKVLVIGSGPIVIGQAAEFDYAGTQACRSLREEGVEVVLVNSNPSTIMTDVDIADRVYIEPITLPFVTEVIKKERPDALLATLGGQVGLNMAVELADAGVLDKYNVKLLGSSLHAIKHAEDRELFKEAMEEIHQPVPESEIFEDLEPAVAFADKIGYPVIIRPAYTLGGTGGGIAHDRYEMEEIANRGIKLSPISQILVERSIAGWKEVEFEVMRDGADNCIIVCAMENIDPVGVHTGDSIVVAPTQTLTDQQYQMLRTASLDIIRYLRIEGGCNVQYGLDTKTNQYYVIEVNPRVSRSSALASKATGYPIAKVAAKIALGMHLDEITNAITGNTKACFEPSIDYVVCKFPRWPFEKFTLADREIGTQMKATGEVMALDRTLEGALLKALRSLEVGGGYLHLDKLDGQSLYDIRCLLRRIDNERIFVVAEALRRGIEPEEINRITRIDLFFIYKIQNIIMMERRLMKEGLTVESLRAAKRIQMPDEAIAHFCEVTPKEVENFKRKANVHPDFKMVDTCAAEFEAHTPYYYSTYGAEDEVKPQGKGSVVVFGSGPIRIGQGIEFDYCSVHASWALRKAGKKSIVINNNPETVSTDFDTSDSLYFEPLTEQDVMEIIDKEKPEGVICQFGGQTAINLATPMAKRGIRIIGSSNESIDMAEDRERFDTLMGQLGIARPKGCLVESVEEAMAKTEELDYPLIVRPSYVLGGRAMQIVYDQAELKQYLKEAVVASHEHPVLIDQYMVGREVEVDAISDGVDVCIPGIMEQIERSGVHSGDSIAVYPPQHLSQEIIETLTDYTGRIARAMNVKGLVNIQFIVVSGKVYVIEVNPRASRTVPFMSKITGINMVEYATRVALGESLKDTGLPLGLVPDKGYVAVKAPVFSFSKLGLVEIKLGPEMKSTGEVMGIGHTYQEALYKAVVAAHLTVPSHGNVLITVSDRDKPETAELARGFVNLGYHLICTSGTGSYFQNLGIPVEIIKKIHEKGENCEKYLKRGKVDMVLNTISYGSQIEQEGYDLRRIAVELAIPCITSLDTAKEVLRVMASTGDDYHVEAIQDYVKEN encoded by the coding sequence ATAAATAAAGATGTGAAAAAAGTTCTCGTCATTGGCTCTGGTCCTATTGTCATCGGACAGGCTGCAGAGTTTGACTATGCAGGTACACAGGCCTGCCGCTCCCTTAGAGAAGAAGGCGTGGAAGTCGTTCTTGTCAACAGCAATCCATCCACAATCATGACCGATGTAGATATCGCTGACCGTGTATATATCGAACCGATTACGCTCCCATTCGTAACGGAAGTCATCAAGAAAGAACGTCCGGATGCCCTTCTTGCCACACTTGGCGGACAGGTCGGTCTCAACATGGCTGTTGAGCTTGCTGATGCAGGTGTGCTGGACAAGTATAATGTAAAGCTTCTCGGTTCTTCCCTCCATGCAATCAAGCATGCAGAAGACAGAGAACTCTTTAAGGAAGCTATGGAAGAAATCCATCAGCCGGTTCCTGAATCAGAAATTTTCGAAGACCTGGAACCTGCTGTCGCTTTCGCAGATAAGATCGGATATCCGGTCATCATCCGTCCTGCTTATACCCTGGGCGGCACTGGAGGCGGCATTGCGCATGACCGCTACGAAATGGAAGAAATTGCCAACCGCGGTATTAAGCTTTCTCCAATCAGCCAGATTCTGGTTGAACGCAGCATCGCCGGCTGGAAAGAAGTAGAATTCGAAGTCATGAGAGACGGCGCCGATAACTGCATTATCGTCTGCGCTATGGAAAATATCGACCCGGTCGGTGTTCATACCGGCGATTCCATCGTCGTTGCTCCTACGCAGACTCTGACAGACCAGCAGTACCAGATGCTCCGTACAGCTTCCCTTGATATCATCCGCTACCTCCGCATCGAAGGCGGCTGCAATGTGCAGTACGGCCTTGATACCAAGACGAATCAGTACTACGTTATCGAAGTCAATCCGCGTGTCAGTCGTTCATCGGCTCTGGCATCGAAAGCAACCGGATATCCGATTGCCAAGGTAGCAGCAAAGATTGCCCTTGGCATGCATCTTGATGAAATTACCAATGCTATTACAGGGAATACAAAAGCATGTTTTGAACCATCCATCGACTATGTTGTATGCAAATTCCCAAGATGGCCGTTTGAAAAGTTCACGCTTGCTGACCGTGAAATTGGAACACAGATGAAGGCAACCGGCGAAGTCATGGCACTCGACCGTACACTGGAAGGGGCTCTCCTTAAAGCACTCCGTTCCCTGGAAGTCGGAGGCGGCTACCTGCACCTGGATAAGCTTGACGGGCAGTCCCTCTATGATATCCGCTGCCTATTGAGACGCATTGACAATGAAAGAATCTTTGTCGTCGCTGAAGCACTCAGAAGAGGCATTGAACCTGAAGAAATCAACCGTATTACAAGAATCGACCTCTTCTTCATCTACAAGATCCAAAACATCATCATGATGGAACGCCGCCTCATGAAAGAAGGACTGACGGTCGAATCCCTCAGGGCTGCCAAGAGAATCCAGATGCCTGATGAAGCGATTGCGCATTTCTGCGAGGTCACTCCCAAGGAAGTGGAAAACTTCAAGAGAAAGGCCAACGTGCATCCGGACTTCAAGATGGTCGATACCTGCGCTGCTGAATTTGAAGCGCATACGCCATATTACTACTCTACCTACGGTGCAGAAGACGAAGTAAAACCGCAGGGGAAGGGTTCCGTTGTCGTATTCGGCTCTGGTCCGATCCGCATCGGGCAGGGCATCGAATTTGACTACTGCTCTGTCCATGCTTCCTGGGCTCTCAGGAAAGCAGGAAAGAAATCCATCGTCATCAACAACAACCCGGAAACCGTTTCGACCGACTTTGATACGTCCGATTCCCTGTACTTTGAACCACTGACAGAACAGGACGTCATGGAAATCATCGATAAGGAAAAACCGGAAGGCGTCATCTGCCAGTTCGGCGGACAGACTGCCATCAACCTGGCAACACCGATGGCAAAACGAGGTATCCGCATTATCGGTTCCTCCAATGAATCCATCGATATGGCAGAAGACCGTGAACGCTTCGACACATTGATGGGCCAGCTTGGCATTGCACGCCCGAAGGGCTGCCTTGTTGAAAGTGTTGAAGAAGCTATGGCAAAGACAGAGGAGCTTGATTATCCGCTGATTGTCCGCCCAAGCTATGTCCTTGGCGGAAGAGCCATGCAGATCGTTTATGATCAGGCTGAACTGAAACAGTACCTGAAGGAAGCCGTTGTCGCATCTCATGAGCATCCAGTCCTGATCGACCAGTACATGGTCGGCCGTGAAGTGGAAGTCGATGCTATTTCCGACGGCGTCGATGTCTGCATCCCGGGCATCATGGAGCAGATTGAACGTTCCGGCGTTCATTCCGGCGACTCCATTGCTGTTTATCCTCCGCAGCATCTCTCTCAGGAAATCATTGAAACGCTGACCGATTACACAGGAAGAATTGCAAGAGCCATGAACGTCAAGGGCCTCGTCAATATCCAGTTCATCGTAGTCAGTGGCAAGGTCTATGTCATTGAAGTCAATCCGAGAGCCAGCCGTACGGTTCCATTCATGAGCAAAATTACCGGTATCAATATGGTTGAATATGCAACAAGAGTCGCTCTTGGTGAATCCCTGAAGGATACAGGACTTCCGCTCGGACTTGTACCGGACAAAGGCTATGTAGCCGTTAAAGCACCGGTATTCTCATTCTCTAAACTGGGACTTGTTGAAATCAAGCTCGGGCCGGAAATGAAATCCACCGGCGAAGTCATGGGCATCGGACACACCTATCAAGAAGCGCTTTACAAAGCAGTCGTTGCTGCGCATCTTACCGTTCCATCTCATGGCAATGTCCTGATTACCGTCAGCGACCGCGATAAGCCCGAAACGGCTGAACTTGCCCGCGGGTTCGTCAACCTTGGATATCATCTGATCTGTACATCCGGTACAGGTTCCTATTTCCAGAACCTTGGAATTCCGGTTGAAATCATCAAGAAAATCCATGAAAAGGGTGAAAACTGCGAAAAGTATCTGAAACGTGGCAAAGTCGACATGGTACTCAATACGATTTCCTATGGAAGCCAGATCGAACAGGAAGGCTATGACCTCCGCCGCATTGCGGTCGAACTCGCTATCCCGTGTATTACGTCTCTGGATACAGCCAAGGAAGTACTGCGCGTCATGGCATCGACCGGAGATGATTATCACGTGGAAGCCATTCAGGATTATGTGAAGGAGAACTGA
- the carA gene encoding glutamine-hydrolyzing carbamoyl-phosphate synthase small subunit — protein sequence MKGLLVLENGARFEGDLLGTVEGMGELVFNTGMTGYQECFTDPSYEGQILTLTYPLIGNYGANDLFMQNRKPAAAGYVLDQIAEHPSNWECKEKITDFIERYHVPCLYNVDTRAVTRMVRTQGVMKAVIVSADRGEDFIQEALAKPMHKNQVERVTTAYPYTYGDGKYQVSLLDCGLKKNILVSLAANDCTVHVFPAHTTAEELLASDPDGIFLSPGPGDPQDVPYVVETVKKLIGKKPIFGICLGIQMLSTALGAHTFKLPFGHRGSNHPVKDLRTGRVYITSQNHGYAVSDEGLPDCIEVTHRSVNDGTIEGIRHKTLPIQAVQYHPEASPGPKDNFYLFAEFTKAMEEFKNDK from the coding sequence ATGAAAGGCCTCTTGGTTTTAGAAAACGGCGCCCGCTTCGAGGGTGATCTCCTGGGAACAGTAGAAGGAATGGGAGAGCTCGTATTCAATACGGGCATGACAGGATACCAGGAATGCTTCACGGATCCGTCTTATGAAGGACAGATCCTGACGCTGACATATCCGCTGATCGGCAACTACGGTGCAAATGATCTTTTCATGCAGAACAGGAAACCGGCTGCTGCAGGATATGTTCTGGATCAGATCGCAGAGCATCCGAGCAACTGGGAATGCAAGGAAAAGATTACGGATTTCATTGAAAGATACCATGTGCCATGCCTCTACAACGTAGATACAAGAGCGGTTACAAGAATGGTCCGCACACAGGGTGTCATGAAAGCTGTCATCGTTTCTGCCGACAGAGGCGAAGATTTCATTCAGGAAGCTCTGGCAAAACCGATGCACAAGAATCAGGTTGAAAGAGTAACGACCGCTTATCCATATACATACGGGGACGGCAAGTACCAGGTATCCCTTCTTGACTGCGGACTGAAGAAGAATATTCTTGTCAGTCTGGCGGCCAATGACTGCACAGTGCATGTATTCCCGGCCCACACAACAGCTGAGGAACTTCTCGCATCCGATCCGGACGGAATTTTCCTTTCGCCGGGGCCAGGAGATCCGCAGGACGTGCCATATGTCGTTGAAACAGTTAAGAAACTGATCGGAAAGAAGCCGATTTTCGGTATCTGCCTGGGAATCCAGATGCTCTCCACAGCCTTAGGCGCTCATACCTTTAAGCTGCCTTTCGGACACAGGGGATCCAACCACCCGGTCAAGGACCTCAGAACCGGCCGCGTATATATCACGAGCCAGAACCATGGTTATGCAGTTTCCGATGAAGGACTGCCCGATTGCATTGAAGTCACACACAGAAGCGTCAACGACGGAACCATTGAAGGCATCCGCCATAAGACACTTCCGATTCAGGCAGTGCAGTATCATCCAGAAGCTTCACCCGGACCGAAGGATAACTTCTATCTCTTTGCTGAATTTACGAAGGCCATGGAGGAGTTCAAAAATGATAAATAA
- a CDS encoding dihydroorotase — MKLVIKNGIIVNPARKQHEKGDIVIENGKILSIGGTADTEGAEVYDANGLFVAPGLIDMHVHLREPGQEAKEDIHTGTQAAAAGGITRVATMANTKPVIDNAAVFRDVLRRVDECGVVKVSVIGALSKNLEGKQLSEMGDMAAEGAAAFSDDGHYVESANFMRRAMEYADMLHKMVIDHAEDATMCSGGFMNEGKVSYAMGMTGRPAAGEDIAVARDLLLSEMTGCHIHIAHVSSAKAVELIREAKAKHVNCTTEVTSQHLYFTDEWLKNYESSFKMAPPIRTEDDRQALIEGLKDGTIDAIITDHAPHCNEEKDVPFNCAPNGIAGLETSLASALTVLCHNNGFTIDRLIELMSVNPARLLGVEGGVLEEGAAADIVVIDPDKEWTVHGNELYTKSLFTPYEGLTLKGRAVLTVVDGEIVMKEGKVLK; from the coding sequence TTGAAGCTGGTCATTAAAAACGGAATCATTGTAAATCCTGCCAGAAAGCAGCATGAAAAAGGCGACATTGTCATAGAAAATGGAAAAATCCTCTCCATTGGCGGGACTGCAGATACAGAAGGCGCAGAAGTTTATGATGCAAATGGCTTGTTTGTCGCACCAGGGCTCATTGATATGCACGTCCATCTCCGTGAACCCGGACAGGAAGCCAAGGAAGATATTCACACAGGCACGCAGGCAGCAGCCGCAGGCGGCATCACGCGTGTCGCAACAATGGCCAACACAAAGCCTGTCATCGATAATGCAGCAGTCTTCAGGGATGTGCTGAGACGCGTCGATGAATGCGGTGTCGTCAAGGTCAGCGTCATCGGTGCTCTTTCTAAAAATCTGGAAGGGAAGCAGCTCTCTGAAATGGGAGACATGGCAGCCGAAGGCGCAGCCGCTTTCTCTGATGACGGCCATTATGTAGAAAGCGCAAACTTCATGCGAAGGGCTATGGAATATGCAGACATGCTGCACAAGATGGTTATCGACCACGCAGAAGATGCAACCATGTGCTCCGGCGGTTTCATGAATGAAGGAAAGGTATCTTATGCAATGGGCATGACCGGAAGACCGGCAGCCGGGGAAGATATCGCAGTAGCAAGAGATCTCCTTCTGTCAGAAATGACGGGATGCCATATCCATATCGCCCACGTCAGCAGTGCAAAGGCAGTGGAACTGATCCGCGAGGCCAAGGCGAAGCATGTGAACTGCACCACGGAAGTCACATCCCAGCATCTCTACTTTACAGATGAATGGCTGAAGAATTATGAGTCTTCCTTCAAGATGGCACCGCCAATCCGCACGGAAGACGACAGGCAGGCTCTGATTGAAGGATTGAAGGATGGCACAATCGATGCCATCATTACCGATCATGCGCCGCACTGCAACGAAGAAAAGGATGTTCCTTTCAACTGTGCGCCTAACGGCATTGCAGGGCTGGAAACGTCTCTTGCTTCTGCACTGACGGTTCTTTGCCACAACAACGGATTTACGATTGACCGCCTTATTGAACTCATGAGCGTCAATCCGGCACGTCTCCTTGGCGTAGAAGGAGGAGTTCTTGAAGAAGGAGCTGCTGCCGATATTGTCGTCATCGATCCGGACAAGGAATGGACAGTTCATGGAAATGAACTTTATACGAAATCACTTTTCACGCCTTATGAAGGACTGACTTTGAAGGGCAGGGCTGTGCTTACAGTCGTAGATGGAGAGATTGTCATGAAGGAAGGGAAGGTACTGAAATGA
- a CDS encoding aspartate carbamoyltransferase catalytic subunit — translation MNAISLKGRSVLGLQDFTAGEIERILEVAAQMKKIVLSDNKKRDFLKGKSIVTVFSEASTRTRSSFELAGKYLGADVINITKSGSSMTKGESMRDTLLTVSAMGVDAVIIRDSSEGAALFASKVMSPKVKVPVVINAGDGAHAHPTQALLELFTLKEAGKNIKGMKYVIIGDILHSRVARSDIYGFTKLGAEVHLVGPCTLVPKELESMGVIVDDNLEDALRDADAINILRIQLERAAGGFIPTTREYARLFGINKKRQELCKKDVAIIHPGPMNRGIEIGYDVAYDEASWIQEEVRNGVAVRMALEYLTLTEGKDIEAGH, via the coding sequence ATGAACGCGATTTCGCTCAAAGGCCGTTCTGTCCTCGGACTGCAGGATTTTACAGCCGGGGAAATTGAACGGATTCTGGAAGTGGCAGCACAGATGAAAAAAATTGTACTGTCTGATAACAAAAAGCGGGATTTCCTGAAAGGTAAATCCATTGTGACAGTGTTTTCTGAGGCATCAACGAGAACACGCAGTTCTTTCGAGCTTGCCGGTAAATACCTGGGAGCCGATGTTATCAATATTACAAAGAGCGGCAGCTCGATGACGAAAGGTGAAAGCATGCGAGATACATTGCTTACTGTTTCCGCTATGGGAGTAGATGCAGTGATTATTCGTGATTCGTCAGAGGGTGCCGCTCTTTTTGCATCCAAAGTAATGAGCCCCAAGGTCAAGGTGCCTGTTGTCATCAATGCAGGCGATGGCGCGCATGCTCATCCGACGCAGGCGCTGCTCGAACTTTTCACATTAAAGGAAGCAGGCAAGAATATCAAAGGAATGAAGTATGTCATCATTGGCGACATTCTCCACTCCCGCGTTGCGCGAAGCGATATTTACGGGTTTACGAAGCTGGGGGCCGAAGTACATCTCGTGGGCCCGTGCACTTTGGTTCCCAAGGAACTCGAGTCAATGGGGGTCATCGTTGATGACAATCTTGAAGATGCATTAAGGGATGCTGATGCGATCAATATTCTTCGCATCCAGCTTGAAAGAGCCGCGGGCGGATTCATTCCGACAACAAGAGAATATGCACGTCTCTTCGGTATCAACAAGAAGAGACAGGAGCTTTGCAAGAAGGATGTGGCCATCATCCATCCGGGCCCGATGAACCGTGGCATAGAAATCGGATATGATGTGGCTTACGATGAAGCATCCTGGATTCAGGAAGAAGTAAGAAACGGCGTAGCAGTGCGTATGGCATTGGAGTATTTGACACTGACGGAGGGCAAAGACATTGAAGCTGGTCATTAA
- a CDS encoding AAA family ATPase — protein sequence MFISGMTVENYRTFQNVSFHFDSQVNYIVGDNNIGKSNFLSLLKSATHGYGFKEADFLDPDLPIRVTFDLTTKDEGGNDSIRIELKQSVREIVPRLYNMDTGETLPLEYMRCLFCLDFALSEIPKNMLDDNLAGRTISIFYEYLSYGPEAVEEVERMMNERGFSISLPKDDPHKAALVLFSEIFGAQISGTSYDSTMKLMIAVGVSLLVLMREKRESRAISFENIIMTKNDGTRLLPVIVNIDEPELHLHPYIQRALLAFCRSILNNKESFFLKLVQNLLGVDGLDGQLFVVTHSTDALINDYRKIIRMYRDDKEMVRAACGSSFHFDSEIEKHLIMHFPEVKEALYSRCTILVEGETEYGSFGYFAKTLGVQFDYHGICLINARGESSISKIAELIRRFHIPAVCLYDRDVMGSRHHSPYVFYTDYICFEMDVVKSCLSHGKRKLLDDVIGDIEEAGDVVSSALIKKAGAKLGVPKGFYPPKKLKNINPRDEKAQEFYYFAWLYGNKGVIIGRALGKRLTENEIPPAFARTIHAAVRFSAGNKGQSNEN from the coding sequence ATGTTTATTTCAGGAATGACTGTGGAAAATTACAGGACGTTTCAAAATGTAAGTTTTCATTTCGACAGCCAGGTCAATTATATTGTAGGGGACAATAATATAGGGAAGAGTAATTTCCTGAGCCTTCTGAAATCGGCTACGCACGGATATGGATTCAAGGAAGCAGATTTTCTGGATCCGGATCTTCCGATACGGGTTACCTTTGATTTGACGACAAAAGACGAAGGCGGCAATGATTCCATCCGGATCGAGCTTAAACAGTCTGTCCGGGAAATTGTGCCGCGTCTTTACAATATGGATACAGGGGAAACGCTTCCTCTTGAATACATGCGCTGCCTTTTCTGCCTGGATTTTGCTCTCTCTGAAATTCCTAAAAATATGCTGGATGACAATCTGGCCGGCAGGACGATCAGCATCTTCTACGAATATCTTTCCTATGGCCCGGAGGCTGTGGAAGAAGTGGAACGCATGATGAACGAAAGAGGTTTTTCCATTTCCCTTCCAAAAGATGATCCTCATAAGGCCGCGCTGGTTCTTTTTAGTGAAATTTTCGGTGCGCAGATTTCCGGTACTTCTTATGATTCCACGATGAAGCTGATGATTGCCGTGGGGGTTTCGCTTCTTGTGCTGATGCGGGAAAAACGGGAAAGCCGTGCGATTTCTTTTGAGAATATCATCATGACGAAGAATGACGGAACGCGTCTTCTTCCGGTCATTGTGAATATCGATGAACCCGAGCTCCATCTGCATCCATACATCCAGCGTGCTCTTCTGGCATTCTGCCGTTCCATCCTGAATAACAAGGAAAGTTTCTTCTTGAAGCTTGTACAGAACCTTCTTGGTGTGGATGGACTGGATGGGCAGCTCTTTGTCGTCACTCATTCTACGGATGCCCTTATCAATGACTACCGGAAGATTATCCGCATGTACAGGGATGATAAGGAAATGGTACGTGCTGCCTGCGGTTCTTCCTTCCATTTTGACAGTGAAATAGAAAAGCATCTGATCATGCATTTTCCGGAAGTGAAGGAAGCCCTTTACTCCCGCTGCACGATCCTTGTCGAAGGAGAGACGGAATACGGTTCCTTCGGCTATTTTGCAAAGACCCTCGGCGTACAGTTTGATTATCATGGGATCTGCCTCATCAATGCACGGGGAGAAAGTTCCATTTCAAAGATTGCTGAATTGATCCGCCGTTTCCACATACCGGCCGTATGCCTCTATGACAGGGATGTCATGGGATCAAGGCACCATTCTCCGTATGTCTTTTATACAGACTATATTTGTTTTGAAATGGATGTCGTAAAATCCTGCCTGTCACATGGGAAACGAAAGCTTCTTGATGACGTCATCGGGGATATTGAAGAAGCGGGGGATGTCGTAAGCTCTGCGCTGATCAAGAAAGCAGGAGCCAAGCTGGGTGTTCCGAAGGGCTTTTATCCGCCAAAGAAGCTGAAGAATATTAATCCAAGAGATGAGAAAGCGCAGGAGTTCTATTACTTTGCCTGGCTCTATGGGAATAAAGGCGTTATCATAGGGCGCGCTCTGGGGAAGAGGCTGACGGAAAATGAAATTCCGCCTGCTTTTGCAAGAACCATTCATGCGGCTGTCCGTTTTTCTGCCGGTAATAAGGGACAATCCAACGAAAATTAG
- the ybaK gene encoding Cys-tRNA(Pro) deacylase — protein MMAKKEKKTNVMRILDKEKIDYDTKSYDYTEEDLSGVHAAAALGYDADMVFKTIVTKGDKTGPVVFCLPSEKEIDLKAAARVSGNKSVEMIHVKELPGLTGYIRGGCSPIGMKKEFPTYIDESCYNHERISISAGQRGRQVLIAPKDLVELVHAETADLTQK, from the coding sequence ATCATGGCGAAAAAAGAAAAAAAGACCAATGTGATGAGAATTCTGGATAAAGAGAAAATTGATTATGACACAAAGTCCTACGATTACACGGAAGAGGACCTTTCCGGCGTTCATGCAGCTGCAGCGTTAGGCTATGATGCAGATATGGTATTCAAGACAATCGTCACCAAGGGGGATAAGACAGGCCCGGTTGTTTTCTGTCTTCCTTCTGAAAAGGAAATCGATTTGAAAGCAGCGGCCCGTGTAAGTGGAAACAAGAGTGTCGAAATGATTCATGTCAAGGAACTTCCGGGGCTGACCGGATACATCCGGGGCGGATGCTCGCCGATTGGTATGAAGAAGGAATTTCCTACCTATATTGATGAAAGCTGCTACAATCATGAGCGGATCAGCATCAGCGCGGGCCAGAGAGGACGCCAGGTACTGATTGCACCGAAAGATCTTGTAGAACTGGTTCATGCGGAGACAGCCGATCTGACGCAGAAATAA
- a CDS encoding LysR family transcriptional regulator: MDYRHLKYFMEVAEQKSFSKAARNLHISQSAISRMIKSLEEELGVTLFIRNAKAVEITAPGTIFLNYAKRCLFVFEHLKSDFENEFNLKQDTIEIGLPPITDAHVFAKLLGEFKKTYPQIAIKLYEHGSKVIESSVQEGVIDVGIICTIPNKDFESFFLSEDEMCVVMPKGYPLEEHKEVPMKLLADYPLVLYRDDFNLHDDILANCKKIGFTPKVVFETSQRELMLQTVMSGLGVAILPSRLCPANSEDSKVVTRVMTEPRMTHHLYAIWKKGRYLSRAARLWIEFTKDHLTLLNVDTKLDEGIKE; encoded by the coding sequence ATGGACTATCGTCACCTGAAGTATTTTATGGAAGTGGCGGAGCAGAAGAGCTTCAGCAAGGCGGCCAGAAATTTGCACATTTCACAGTCTGCAATCAGCCGTATGATCAAATCACTCGAAGAAGAGCTGGGGGTTACGCTCTTTATCAGAAATGCGAAGGCTGTAGAAATCACAGCCCCTGGAACCATCTTCCTAAACTATGCTAAGCGCTGCTTGTTTGTTTTTGAACATTTGAAATCAGACTTTGAAAATGAATTCAATCTGAAGCAGGATACGATCGAGATCGGACTTCCGCCTATTACGGATGCCCATGTATTCGCAAAGCTTCTCGGCGAATTCAAGAAAACATATCCGCAGATTGCCATCAAACTGTATGAACATGGTTCCAAAGTCATTGAATCATCCGTTCAGGAAGGCGTCATTGATGTAGGCATCATCTGCACCATCCCGAATAAGGATTTTGAATCTTTCTTCCTTTCTGAAGATGAGATGTGCGTTGTCATGCCAAAGGGCTATCCGCTGGAAGAACACAAGGAAGTCCCGATGAAACTTCTGGCAGACTATCCGCTCGTTCTTTACCGTGATGATTTCAATCTTCATGACGACATTCTTGCCAACTGCAAGAAAATCGGATTCACGCCGAAGGTTGTATTTGAAACCAGCCAGCGCGAATTGATGCTGCAGACCGTCATGAGCGGACTTGGCGTTGCCATCCTTCCTTCCCGTCTTTGCCCGGCAAACAGCGAAGACAGCAAGGTTGTCACCCGTGTCATGACAGAACCGCGCATGACGCATCATCTTTATGCGATCTGGAAGAAAGGCCGCTATCTGTCCAGAGCAGCCCGCCTGTGGATCGAATTCACTAAGGATCATCTGACACTTCTGAATGTAGATACAAAACTGGATGAAGGCATAAAGGAATAA